The genomic segment ttattttttcaatagaTTTCGGCCCATGTAATTCAGAGGAACTGAAACTACAAATAAAATCGTAAATCTGGGGAGAAACTCTAAGTCAATACTTTGAAACTGAAGTGGCAGatgatctttaatttttttaacagaacTAGCTTATATGAATGGTTGAGAGAGATACATTTGAATATGCTCAAGAAATGAAGCGCCCGTTGGATGTGCCTTTGTTTcactattgtattttttttcccactatTTTGCAGGCAATAAAGCtgagaaaaggaaagataatGAAGGAGAAATAACTCAAAATACAAGCTCTGAAACAGATCTGACAGTTGTATTAAACGCTTGGTATTCTGCAGGCTTCTACACTGGGAAGTAagcaattttttcatgtttgtttttatgaataaattgCTTTCTGAATATCATGGTCTATATTGGAAAATCTAGTTCCAACAGAATGCTTGTCAGGTAGCatgtaaatggaaaaaattgatCCACAAAAATTCATGTGATCCAATAATAGCTTAATTTGTCGAGGGGAAGCAGAGGAAGCAGAGTGGATCTGCATGTGGCTAGCCATCAAGGGTTCTGGCACTCTGCTAAGAAAAATCTGTATAAAAGAGCAACGTTGATCATGAATTGACTGACTTGAATCCTTGGTGTCTGCTCACCAAAGAAATTTTTGAATCCAACTGATTAGATTCTCTGGTATCAACAAGTATGGCGACAAGTGATGGTGACCTTGAAGTTTTAACTGATGGTGACAAGTGATTATACAATGTTATGTCCTTTAACTTATTGAAACTTTGGTGTTCTCTGATATAGGTATCTTACGGAGCGATCCATTGCAAAGAAATGGCATGGCTAAGTATTCTTTATCCATGCAGAGCAGAGGAAAAGTGGTTTTGCAACAAAATTTTGGTCCAATATGGAACACTAGTTTGTAATTCCTTAGTCTAGATTCTGATGTATCACTGATTTATAGTTACCAAAATCGAGCTCAAAAGAAGCAACTTTTGTGTTATAGCTACAGTCGCATAAGTTGGGGTTTTATAACACTTTTCTGTACTCATTACTTCCAGTCAGGAGAAATTATATGGCTCAACTACATGTGAGGGTAGTCCCCTCACAAGTAGATTCACAAttatgcttgaaaaaaaaaaaacaagattcacTAGGAAAATGCCTCTGTAAGGGCATCCAAATCCCAAAATATTATGACATGACCAATTGGTAGTTTGCTTTGATCAATTGTGACTACATTCCCTTTTTGGAGAGATCCACGGTGGTTAATTCTGAGGGAAATTCCTGTTTCAAGTCGGCACTTTAGCCTTGATTTACTGAAAATTTTGTGTAGGCCTTCTCGTTAGTTAATTTGCAGTTTACTCCTGCTAGCGAGCGACCTTGCCTGATTCCCCGAATTCAGAGATATCCATCGTCCAACATGATGCCAAGGTCATTTTCTCCCATGCTTGTACCATGTACTAGAAACCCTTCTGTTAATTGAACACTTCTATTTTCGATTTCAATCAATGGAGTATAATTTATCTAAATTAAACGgtgtgaataaaattaaaaggaaagttGATAATAATGAATcatataataaattgaaaaaacacattCCATTTTGACGAATTATTGAAAACACGAGATGCAGATAAAAATTGCCCTACGCTATTGGAAATCTGTAGAATTCAGAATTGTTTGTGTATTCACTTGTGCTTGTGGAGGAAATTTGAGCATATCATTACAGCTAATCCATCCATGGAAAATATCACATTTGTGGATAACACTTGgttttgtatatatttaattcaGGCAAAGTTGAGGTAAAAGGCATTTGTTAGTAGATGTGTTGGTTTTGAATAATCTTCTCTTTCTTGCTCTGGAAATCAATTCACACTTTCACCTTTGCTGCAGCTTCCTTGATTTGTTCAATTGTGAATACACCGAAGAAGTCATCATCTGTCACTGCATTTACTACAGCAAGCGCAAGATCATCAACATTAACAGGTGGTGCCAACAGGAGATCCGATGCTGGAAGGGAACTTAAGGGTTTGGTGAAGTTCTCAATAGCACTGAGAATTCTCTCTGCTGGTTGCCCAATCAAATCCAGAGGAATCTCAAAACCATCAACCCTCCTTTTTCCATAGATGAAACCAGGTCTTAACACTACACCTGaggaaattcaaattcaagataaatgaGAAGCAATACAGAGGTCAAAAGAATTGCTCGGAACCATGAGTGGAAAAAATGGATTAGCTAGAAGGCAACCCCTTCAATAAGGAGGGGATGAATTTTAATACAATCCctctaagttaaaaaaaaaagtcagtaTGATGATAGCATTGATCATGCTCCCATTTTTTTGCTGAAAACTCAGCAGCAATCAACTACTTCACATTAAGTGCAGTAGCAAGTGCATTAAAAACATTCTATTGATCAGCATGCAGCAAACATGAGCACGCTCAATGTTCACTAATCATTCGCTTAATGATTTCTTTGTGCTCATTGATCTCGTAGTTAGTTGATCTTAAGATGCAAATGACTAGCTTAGACAAAATGCTTTCCAAACAAATTTCTACTTTCTCACTTGCTTTTCACACAAAACCAGTAACCTAATACTACAATGTACACATTACAGCATTATAAAAATTTTGGAAACACGACTACAGTTGGAAAAGGCCCATTATGAACTTACCCGAATTAGGATATTTGGAGAGAACCTCTGACTCTGCCTTCCTCTTTCCTGTGAAGTATCCAGTTGACAGTACAAATGATGGTAGATTGTAATCATGCACTGAGATGAAGATAAACTTGGGAATTCCTGCAAAAAGAGAGAATTAAGGTTGTAAGTAATCTGCAGGAATAAAATTCTAGATTAACAGAGGTTTATGGCATCTAACCAAGAAATCTTAACAGACAACTATGTTTTAATCAAATGCTGGCATTTTTTATTGGTgccattattaaaataaattaatccagATTGGTAGAATGTTCTCAGTCCACAATGATTTTGTTACTTATAGTCCTCGGGAAAGGAATATAAATGCCTGCTTTAGTTTCTTTCTAGCATATTTCATTTCTGTAATGTTCATTACAGGGTCTAAAACATTGAAACTTAAGAAGCCAGTCAGTGTTAAGTAAGAATTGCTATTCCTGCTCTCAGATTTGTGCCCTGGAGGCCataattgaaatagaaaaatccATGAAAacacagccaccatttcaatCTCAATGCTGCTATCAACTTCTCTTCTatcatttcttctcttttctctaagATATAAATACACAAAGTTGTGTCTTTGTTTAAAACTTCCACCGCCTTTTTTCTCCATCTCCTTTTCTGTTAAGTCGAAATCTATCCGTACATATACTTGAACCTAATGTTTTCTTGCAACCAGCACAGATTTTAAGCAAGTCCCCTCCTGGCCCTTCTTAAGGGGTTGGTCACAAAAGTCAACAGGCAAGTCATTAACTGGGAATAACTGATTGTTTTGCAAATTAAGACAAAGATTTAAGTTCACCAGAACTGACAATTCTTACCAAATTCTTTGGCAGCATTGACAGAAACAATGTTAGCCTCGCCATTAATTCTTTGCATCTGCTCCTCGCTACCAAAACCTCCAATTGTTGAAACAACTGCAGTGGCCCCAAATAGTATCTCATCCCAGTTTGTATAGAAAACATCTCCTGCATGATATGAAAACAAATGCATGAGATAAAACTAAGCAAAGTGTAGACTCCTAATCAGATCAAATTTAAGATAGTAAGAGCACACAACCAATTCAGAATTATGccgaaatcttaaaaaaaattccagaaCTGATCTAAAAATCTGCTTAAGGAAC from the Populus nigra chromosome 1, ddPopNigr1.1, whole genome shotgun sequence genome contains:
- the LOC133675191 gene encoding uncharacterized protein At1g32220, chloroplastic isoform X1, with the translated sequence MASILSFSTIPTLGSSSSSRAFFPSRLSSLSLNHRSSLCKSIVKCSYAEAGVEDDFRSTTIDVVADVKTERVVVLGGSGFVGSAICKAAVSKGIEVISLSRSGRPTYPGSWIDQVTWIPGDVFYTNWDEILFGATAVVSTIGGFGSEEQMQRINGEANIVSVNAAKEFGIPKFIFISVHDYNLPSFVLSTGYFTGKRKAESEVLSKYPNSGVVLRPGFIYGKRRVDGFEIPLDLIGQPAERILSAIENFTKPLSSLPASDLLLAPPVNVDDLALAVVNAVTDDDFFGVFTIEQIKEAAAKVKV
- the LOC133675191 gene encoding uncharacterized protein At1g32220, chloroplastic isoform X2 — encoded protein: MASILSFSTIPTLGSSSSSRAFFPSRLSSLSLNHRLCKSIVKCSYAEAGVEDDFRSTTIDVVADVKTERVVVLGGSGFVGSAICKAAVSKGIEVISLSRSGRPTYPGSWIDQVTWIPGDVFYTNWDEILFGATAVVSTIGGFGSEEQMQRINGEANIVSVNAAKEFGIPKFIFISVHDYNLPSFVLSTGYFTGKRKAESEVLSKYPNSGVVLRPGFIYGKRRVDGFEIPLDLIGQPAERILSAIENFTKPLSSLPASDLLLAPPVNVDDLALAVVNAVTDDDFFGVFTIEQIKEAAAKVKV